The nucleotide sequence ATGAGTAAAATGTGGAGCGGTTACGCCGATGACATTATATCGATGCCGAGCTATGAACCAATGCTAAGAGGCATTGAGGCTTGCAAAGAATCTTTTAATAAGATGAAGGAGTCCGGTATGAAAATGTCAAAGTTTGCTCTTACTGTTACAGACGCAATGCAGTCAGGAAATTTTGCAATTGAGATCGGCACATATAAGCTGACAATGGAAGGTGGACCACTTCCTTCTGCATGGGATGATCATGGAAAATATATGAACGTATGGGAAGTACAGGATGATGGGTCAATGAAATTGAAAGCCGTAACCTGGAACTCAGATGTAAACCCATGGATGGAAATGCAAAAGATGCAAGCTCCCAAAAGTGAAGAAAGCCACGAGGGACACAAGCACTAATACTTTTTGGGATGTCACAGCGTGAGCCTGCCGGATAACTAAAAATTTGTCAACCTGAACTTGCCTGCCTGACAGCAAGGCAGGTTTCAGGTTCTCATTTGAGAGTAGATTAATATTTATAGATTCCGATCCCGATAAATTCGGGACGGAATGACAGTATTTAGAAACTCTGTACAGTGACAGTCTAGTATTTCACACGTCACGACATCGCTCACTGCGTTCAGAATGAAATTATAAAGGCGAACTGTTTTAGGTTCGCCTTTTTGTTTGGGAAATTTTTTTAGAAATTATTTAACATCTAAACCAATTGCTTTAAAAAAAGCATCCTGATTTGGTTCTCTGCCTAAAAATTCTTTTACCATTTCAAGCTCGTCACGCGAGCTGCCGTTTGCAAGAATTATGTCGCGGTATTTGAGTCCTGTTGCTTTGTCCATTATTCCATTTTTATCAAAGATTGAAAACATATCGTCTGCATAAACAAGCGCCCACAAATAACTGTAATAACCCGCAGCATAACCCATCAAATGTCCGAAAGCAGCAAACATTTGTGTGCCTTCAAGGTACGGATATAATGTAATTTTATTCTGAAGTCCTTTCATAACTTCAACTATTGGTTCGCTGCTTGTTGGATCATATTTATCATGAAGTGTGAAATCAAAAACTCCGTAATAAACCTGCTGTGTGTTTGCAAGACCAGAACCAACATTTTTTGCTGCGAGCATTTTATCAAATAATTCTTTTGGAAGTACTTCGCCGGTTTTGTAATGTTTAGCAAAAAGTTTCAGTGATTCATAATTCCATGTCCAGTTTTCAAAAATCTGCGATGGTGCTTCAACAAAATCTCTTGAAACCGAAGTGCCTGACTGTGAGGAAAGTTTTGTTTTCGTTAGTACGCTGTGCAGAACGTGTCCAAACTCATGGAAGAAAGTTTCAACATCTCCGTGAGGAAGAAGCGATGGCATATCTGCTGTTGGTGCAGGAAAGTTACACACGAGAGTAGCAGTAGGCAGTTGTAATCCATTATCTGTTTCTTTGCTGCCAATCATCGGAAAACATGCAGCGTGGGAATATTTATTTGGTCTCGGATATAAATCAATGTAAAATCTTGAAATAATTTTTCCGTCTTGTTTTACGTTGAACAGTCTTACATCTTTGTGCCAAACCGATGGGTCTTTCACTTCTTCATATTCCACTCCAAATAAATTTTGTGTTATCTGAAATAAGCCATCAATCACATTATTAATTTCAAAATATTCTTTCACCTGATTCTGATCAAGCTCATACTTTTCTTTCAGAAGTATATTGTTGTAGTAAGAAGATTCCCACGGCTGAATAACATTAATAGTATCACTTTTCTGCTTTACTTTTTTGACAGCAAGCAACTCATCATAATCTATCCGTGCTTTTTCTTTGAGCCTGTCTATCAGATTGTTTTCAAAATCCCAGACGTTCTGCGGAGTTTTTGCCATCCTGTCTCCGGTTCTGTATTCAGCATAAGTTTTAAAACCTAACAGCTCTGCCATCTGCTGGCGAAGCATCAAAACCTTTATCAGCACTTCGGGATTTTTTGTTGCAGCGCGATTGTTGTACAAAGTATAAAGTTTTTTCCGTGCTGATTCCGAGTTGGAAAATTTCATAAAAGGAATGTAAGAAGGATATGTAAGATCAATTTTGTAACTTCCATCTTCCTGTCGTCTTGCATTTTTATAATCTTCCTGGAGTCCGTCAATCTCAGCTTCATTTACAATCAGGTAATCGTTCACCTCTGCGATATTTTTCTGGAAGAGAATAGTAAGGTCGGAGAGCTTATCATTGATTGCTTTCAACTCATCTCTCTTTTCTTTCGAAAGTGCAAAACCATTTCGTTCAAAATCTTCAACAGTTTTTTGAACGAATCTTGATTTATAACCTTTTAATGATTTTGCTTCTGCCGTTTCAGAATAATCCTTTACAGCACGGTAAAGATTTTCATCAAGAGAAATTTCATTAAAAAATTTTGAAAATTCCGCGTTGCTTTCTTGTGCCATATTTCTTACCGCATCATCGGGATGAGTGCTGTTCATCAGGTAAATACATCCATAAACATTTCCTGCTCTATTGTAAATATTATCAAGCTCAAGCATTGTGTTATCAAAAGTTCTTTTCTCTTTCGGAATAGCATAAAGTTTTACAAGCGCCTCTCTCGCTTCTTTAATTGAAACATCGGTTGCTTCCTTGATGTTCTCGGCGGTCAAATCTGCAAACCGGATGGTTTCGTTAAACTTTCCGAGCAGTGGATTGTTTGATGAGGAACTCTTATCAGCAGATAGCAGCGGTATTGTTACTATGAAGCAAACAAGTAGAATGGCGGTGATTTTATGTTTCATTTCTTCTCCAATTAATTCTTAAAAATGATAGCAAATTTAAGCATATCTTAAAGAAAGGTAATTAAAAAATGATGATTGGTTAATAATTCTTTTTAGCAGAGAGAATAATTAGAGAGATAAATTTTTTGCTATTAAATAAAAAACTGCCGGATTAAAAAACCCGGCAGCATAATGATTACCCGAATATTTCTAAAACAGCATTAAAAAGTGACTGTCTGTACCATATTTGTTAAAGTAAATGTTTTCTTCAATATCCCCGGCGTATAAGTTCCGCCGGAGTATAATCCATTTCGAACGGTTCCGCCGTTATAAGTACCCCCGGTGTAAACTCTGTATTGTGCACCCGCAGTTAGCTGCGAATCAGAAAATATTATTGAGTAATATGTTTTCGATGGTGCAAATGTCAGCAATTCAACACCATTTATGTCTTCAATATGAAATAGAGTTCCTGCCTGAATAATTTGAGTAGTTTTTAAAAGAACAGAATGTTGTGTGGAAGTATTGCTCGGCGCCTGAGTCAGCATAGAATTTGTCCCTGAAATTACAACGAAGCCACCAGAAATCTTACATTCGCCATTGAAATCTATCCCAACTTCAAAAGTAAAACCGGAGGCATTAGGACCATGAGCAACGATGACCCCCCCATTAAAATAAATGTCTCCGTTCGCATCAATTGCATCGCCCTCAGTTGAACTTACAAAAACATATCCATCGTTTATAATCATCTTGCTGCCATCATTAGTTTCACCACCAAGACCATAAGTTGTGTTCAATCCGTCATCGCTAGCTTTTACACTAATATCACCGCCGTTAATTATAAGGTTTGGAGTTTCTATCCCTTCGACAGATTGAGTAATATTAATTGTTCCGCCATAAATAAAAATAGAATCTTTAGATTTAATTCCATCATCTGCCGAGGAAATGTTAATATCACAATTATAAATTCTGATAGTGCTGTCCGCAGATAATGCTTTTGCTTCAGCATACTCATCGGGAGATATGTAAATTGGCTGACCGGTTGTTGTAATATGAATTGTGGGAATTGTTGAAGCAGACCCAATGAGCATTTTTGAATCCACATCTGTTGCTTTCCCGCCGTCACCCGAATGGTTAATCGTAATTTCTCCATCTAAAATAACAACGTTTCCATCTATGTTAATACAGTGACCTGCGTAAGCATCTGGCTCACCCGAAGTATTTGTATATGATGCACCATCACCGCTTGAAGTTATTTCAAGTGTGCCGGAGTTAAAAATAAAATTTCCATCACAGGAGATTCCTCTTCCGGCTGGACCGCTTGTAGTAATAGTAATATCACTCGAGTTAATAACAACATCAATATCGGCTTTTATTGCTGTACAATATGATGGGTCAAACCCGGATCCTGATGGCTCAAGAACAACTCCTCCTGTTGTGATAATATTAATTGTACAATTTGAAAGATATATTGTTTGATCGGAAGAAATTCCCTTTGATTGATCACCCTCAACAGTAATATTTATGTTGCCGCCGGTTATATTAATTGTGCTATCGGCTTTAATAGCACTTTGATCATCTCCAGTATTCAATATAGAAAGTGTTCCAGCAGAAATTTCAACAACTGCACTTCCGGCATCAATACCATCTTCATTAGAAGTAATATCAACAGTTCCGCCATTCATAAATACTCCGTCATTCACATGAATCCCATCTTTAGCAGTGCTGTTAATAACTATATGGCTTTGATTTATTTCTATATAATTATCGCTGCATAATCCATGTTTGTTTGTGGCTAATCCATTTATTTCAAGGTTCCCCGTACCAAAGAAGACAAGTTCTCCTTCGCTGAAAAAAGCACTCTTCTGGTCTTCGCCACTTGGCGGAGATGCATAATTCACTCCGTCGGTTAATATATTATTTGTTCCGTCTTCAAGATAAACAGTGATTCTCTCGCCCGATTGAATATTTATTGCAGGACCATCATTATTTGTAATCTGAACATCACTTAAATGTAGGTTCAGTTTTTCATCAGAATAGATTTTAAACATTCCATCCGAAGCAGCACCTGTCAAAACATAATTGAGATCACTGATTCCCGAATTTGCAGTAACGATAACGTCTGCGCCTTCAGCCTGAACCGAAACACCAAGACTTGCAAGAGGATTAAGTATTGATGCCGTTGTGTCGTTATATGTTATGTAAACGGTTGAATCAGCAACGACAGAAAAGCTGATACTGTCAATTTCGGCAAGCGTAAACTGATTAAGTCCACCAGTTGTTTGAAAATAAGTTACAGTTCCTGATTCATTAAAGTACACGCTGTCTATTCCGGAAATGAACATACCAACAGTTTGGTTTTGCGCGTGAATCATTAAGTTGTTTTGTACCAACTGCTGACTTTTCATTAAAAACAAAATCTGTTGGCTGAATGTTAAATTATTAATATCAGAAAGATTGAAAGTTTGAGTTTGTCCGTTTTTATTAACCACATTAAGTTCCTGTGGAAATAAATTTGAAGAAACAAACACCGAAAGTAAGACAAATAATATTTTTTTCATTTTCTAAACCTCCCCTTACTTTAATAAAATCATTTGTTTGGAAACTATCTGTTTATCAGCACTGACAGTATAAATATAAACACCACTGCCCACGATCATATTCTTTTCATTTTTTCCATTCCAGGTTACATGATATTCGCCTTCTGCCTGAGTTTCATTGAGCAATTCTTTAACAAGCTGACCATTAATATCATAAATGCGCAATATAACGTTCGATGTGTTCGGTATTTGATATGTAATTGTTGTTGAAGGGTTAAAAGGATTTGGATAATTCTGGAAAACTTTAAAAGATTCCAGCAATTGTTTAACATCTTTAATGCTTGTAACATTATCAAATTCGAGTCTTTGAATATCATCAACAGCAATGGTCACTGTACTCCCATCTTTCAGATTTATATTCAAATCATAGTCTTGACTATAAACGAATACACCAAAAAGAAGAATTAGAAGGGTTAGTTTTTTCATTAATGAGCTCCCTTTATGTTATTTAAATTAATCTTGTTGTAATCAAGAAATAATTCTTAGAATACTATTCAAATGAATCCGTAAGTGTGTCTAAAAATTCAATTAACAGTAATTTCGAATCAGAAAAGCAAATCAACATAACTCAAGCTGTTGAGCCAAACTTTACGAAAGCAAAGTTATAAAGATTTACTTAGGCTAACAAATAAATCTGGGAAAAAATGAAAATTGATTTAAGATTAACTTACGAATACGATAGTTGGTGGTCAGAAAATATTTTTATCAGAAAATATCTTTTCTTCCAAAATCAATACTCGGATTTTATCT is from Ignavibacteriota bacterium and encodes:
- a CDS encoding nuclear transport factor 2 family protein, encoding MKKLFFFFLVILFTSTIIQAQDTAGLKKKLQTMCDEYSKAMVSGDMSKMWSGYADDIISMPSYEPMLRGIEACKESFNKMKESGMKMSKFALTVTDAMQSGNFAIEIGTYKLTMEGGPLPSAWDDHGKYMNVWEVQDDGSMKLKAVTWNSDVNPWMEMQKMQAPKSEESHEGHKH
- a CDS encoding Zn-dependent oligopeptidase, giving the protein MKHKITAILLVCFIVTIPLLSADKSSSSNNPLLGKFNETIRFADLTAENIKEATDVSIKEAREALVKLYAIPKEKRTFDNTMLELDNIYNRAGNVYGCIYLMNSTHPDDAVRNMAQESNAEFSKFFNEISLDENLYRAVKDYSETAEAKSLKGYKSRFVQKTVEDFERNGFALSKEKRDELKAINDKLSDLTILFQKNIAEVNDYLIVNEAEIDGLQEDYKNARRQEDGSYKIDLTYPSYIPFMKFSNSESARKKLYTLYNNRAATKNPEVLIKVLMLRQQMAELLGFKTYAEYRTGDRMAKTPQNVWDFENNLIDRLKEKARIDYDELLAVKKVKQKSDTINVIQPWESSYYNNILLKEKYELDQNQVKEYFEINNVIDGLFQITQNLFGVEYEEVKDPSVWHKDVRLFNVKQDGKIISRFYIDLYPRPNKYSHAACFPMIGSKETDNGLQLPTATLVCNFPAPTADMPSLLPHGDVETFFHEFGHVLHSVLTKTKLSSQSGTSVSRDFVEAPSQIFENWTWNYESLKLFAKHYKTGEVLPKELFDKMLAAKNVGSGLANTQQVYYGVFDFTLHDKYDPTSSEPIVEVMKGLQNKITLYPYLEGTQMFAAFGHLMGYAAGYYSYLWALVYADDMFSIFDKNGIMDKATGLKYRDIILANGSSRDELEMVKEFLGREPNQDAFFKAIGLDVK
- a CDS encoding carbohydrate-binding domain-containing protein; its protein translation is MKKILFVLLSVFVSSNLFPQELNVVNKNGQTQTFNLSDINNLTFSQQILFLMKSQQLVQNNLMIHAQNQTVGMFISGIDSVYFNESGTVTYFQTTGGLNQFTLAEIDSISFSVVADSTVYITYNDTTASILNPLASLGVSVQAEGADVIVTANSGISDLNYVLTGAASDGMFKIYSDEKLNLHLSDVQITNNDGPAINIQSGERITVYLEDGTNNILTDGVNYASPPSGEDQKSAFFSEGELVFFGTGNLEINGLATNKHGLCSDNYIEINQSHIVINSTAKDGIHVNDGVFMNGGTVDITSNEDGIDAGSAVVEISAGTLSILNTGDDQSAIKADSTINITGGNINITVEGDQSKGISSDQTIYLSNCTINIITTGGVVLEPSGSGFDPSYCTAIKADIDVVINSSDITITTSGPAGRGISCDGNFIFNSGTLEITSSGDGASYTNTSGEPDAYAGHCINIDGNVVILDGEITINHSGDGGKATDVDSKMLIGSASTIPTIHITTTGQPIYISPDEYAEAKALSADSTIRIYNCDINISSADDGIKSKDSIFIYGGTINITQSVEGIETPNLIINGGDISVKASDDGLNTTYGLGGETNDGSKMIINDGYVFVSSTEGDAIDANGDIYFNGGVIVAHGPNASGFTFEVGIDFNGECKISGGFVVISGTNSMLTQAPSNTSTQHSVLLKTTQIIQAGTLFHIEDINGVELLTFAPSKTYYSIIFSDSQLTAGAQYRVYTGGTYNGGTVRNGLYSGGTYTPGILKKTFTLTNMVQTVTF
- a CDS encoding T9SS type A sorting domain-containing protein produces the protein MKKLTLLILLFGVFVYSQDYDLNINLKDGSTVTIAVDDIQRLEFDNVTSIKDVKQLLESFKVFQNYPNPFNPSTTITYQIPNTSNVILRIYDINGQLVKELLNETQAEGEYHVTWNGKNEKNMIVGSGVYIYTVSADKQIVSKQMILLK